From the genome of Caminicella sporogenes DSM 14501:
GCACAAGATTTAGGTGCTAATGAATTTAAAGTATTTTTAAAAGTTATACTGCCTTTGAGTTTACCCGGAGTAATATCTGGTATAATAATGGTTTTTATGCCGGCTATTACGACCTTTGTAATTTCACGATTGCTTGGTGGAGGACAGTTTACATTAATAGGAAATTTAATAGAACAGCAGTTTTTGGGAGTTTATGATTGGAATTTTGGTTCAGCTATATCTATAATTATGATGTTAATTATACTACTAAGTATGGTGATTTTAGGTAAATACAGTAAAGAGGAGGGAGTAGGACTTTGGTAAAAGTAGTTAAAAGATTATATACATTTTTAATATATCTGTTTTTGTATGCTCCTATCCTTATACTTATGTTTTTTTCATTTAATAAATCACGTTTTCGTGGAAATTGGGGAGGATTTACATTAAAATGGTATAAGGCATTATTTCAAGATGCTCAAATAATGTCTTCGCTTTATTATACTATTTCTATAGCTATAATTTCTTCAATAGTAGCTACTGTAATAGGAACTGCTGCTGCAATAGGTATATATAAAATGGATAGAAAGATGAAAAATTTAATTTTAAATTTGACTTATATACCTGTACTTAATGCTGATATAGTTACAGGAGTATCTTTAATGATTTTGTTTATTTTTATCAAGTTGCCATTAGGTTTTTTGAGCCTACTTATTGCACATATTACATTTAATATTCCGTATGTAATTTTGTCAGTACTTCCTAAGTTAAGGCAGTTAGATAATAATATATATGAAGCAGCTTTAGATTTAGGAGCTACTCCGGGATATGCTATGAGAAAAGTGATATTGCCTGAAATTATGCCTGGAATCATAACGGGAGCACTTTTATCTTTTACTCTTTCAATAGATGATTTTGTTATAAGTTTTTTCACAACGGGTTCAGGAGTATCAAACCTATCAATTACTATTTATTCTATGGCGAGAAGGGGCATAAACCCTAAAATAAATGCTTTATCAACACTTATGTTTATAGCAGTTTTATCTTTGCTTTTTGTTATCAATATGAGATGGAATAAAAATGAAAAGGAGAGTGTTCAATGAGAGGAATAATGAGAAAAGTATTTGCTATTTCTATGATTGTTTTAATACTTGCTTCTATTACTGGTTGTCAAAAAGAAAACAAAGTTACTTTAAATGTTTATAATTGGGGAGATTATATTGATGAATCAGTTATAAAAGAATTTGAAAAAAAATATGGTATAAAAGTAAATTATGAGATGTTTGATACAAATGAAGCTATGTATGCAAAGATAAAATCAGGTGGAGTAAATTATGATGTTGCTTTTCCTTCAGATTATATGATTAGTAAGATGATTAAGGAAGATATGCTTTATAAAATAGATTTTAACAATATTCCAAATTATAAATATATAGATGAAAGATTTAAAAATTTAGAATATGACCCAAATAGTGAGTATTCTGTACCATATATGTGGGGGACTGTAGGAATTTTATATAATAAAAAAATGGTAAAAGATAAAGTAGATAGTTGGAATATATTGTGGGATGAAAAGTATAAAAAACAAATTATTATGCAGGATAGTCAAAGAGAAACTATAGGGGTAGCACTACAAAAGTTAGGTTATTCTGTGAATACCAAAAATATAAAGGAGTTAGAAGAAGCTAAAAGAGAACTAATAAAGCAAAAACCTTTAGTTTTAGCATATGTAGTTGATGAAGTAAAAGATAAAATGGTAAGTGGAGAAGCTGCATTAGCTGTGGTATGGGCTGGAGATGCAGTTGCTATGAAAGAGGAAAATCCAGATTTAGAATTTGTGGTGCCAAAAGAAGGAAGTAACTTTTTTGTCGATGCTATGGTAATTCCAAAGACTTCAAAGCATAAAAAAGAAGCTGAGATGTTTATAAACTTTATGTGTGAACCTGAGATAGCCTTTAAAAATACTGATTATATTAAATATTCTACTCCACATACAGAAGCAAGAAAAATGTTAGACCCAAAAGTAGCAAATGACCCAGTTGCTTATCCAAGTGATGAAGTTCTTAAGAGATGTGAAGTATATAAAGATTTAAGTGATATAGCTAAAGAATATGATCGCATTTGGACTGAAATAAAAGCTGCAAAATAAGTATAAAGAAGAACTCTTTTCATAAAATATAGAAGAAAAGAGTTCTTCTTTTGTTTTTTAAATATCGTTTACAAAAAAATTTTAATACTTATAAAAAAATTTAAACTTGACAAGACAAAAAAAAAGAGTAATGTAATAATGTAAAATAATAAAATTTTATAGGAGATGAGGAAAATATGCTTCACAATCATTTACTAGTAGCTACAATTATATTTGTTATGACTTATACTGCTATAATATCGGAAAAGATTAACAGGACAGCAGTAGCATTATTTGGTGCAGTTTTAATAGTTGTATTTCAAGTTCTGCCACAAGAAGATGCTTTTAAAACGATTGATTTTAACACAATAGGATTACTTATAGGAATGATGATAGTTGTAAACATATTGAAACGTACAGGTGTTTTTCAGTATATTGCTATAAAAACGGCAAAGATTGCGAAGGGCGACCCTTTGAAAATAATGATATACTTTTCTGCTATAACTGCACTATCTTCAGCTTTTTTGCCTAATGTTACAATTATTTTATTAATTGTTCCAGTTACTTTTGTTATAACAGATACATTAAAGATAAATCCTATTCCTTTTCTTATAACAGAAGTTTTAGCGGCTAATATAGGAGGTACAGCTACATTAATAGGAGACCCACCAAATACTATGATTGGTGGTGCAACTAAACTTGGATTTATGGATTTTTTAATTAATTTAGGACCGATAGTTTTAGTTATACTTGTAGTTACATTAATTATATTGAAAATAGTATATAGAAAGTATTTAAGAGTTGATGATAATAATAAACAAAAAATTCTTGATTTAGATGAAACAAAAACTATTAAGGATAAAAAATTATTGATAAAGAGTTTAATTGTTTTGGGAATTACTATTTTAGGTTTTACAACACATCAAATTATAGGGCTTGAATCTGCTACAGTAGCATTATTTGGTGGAGTACTTTTATTATTGGTTAGTAAGGTTGAACCTGAAGAAATATTATTAGAAATTGAGTGGACTAATATACTTTTCTTTATAGGATTATTTGTACTTGTAGGAGCATTAGAAGAAGTTGGGGCAATAGAATTTCTTGCAAAGAAAATGATACAATTTACAAATGGTAATTTGTTTATGACAGTTATGTTTGTATTGTGGCTTTCAGCTTTAGCGTCTTCATTTTTAGATAATATTCCTTTTGTTGCAACTATGATACCGCTTATAAAAGATTTAGCAGTAATTTCTACAATGAATATACAGCCTCTATGGTGGGCATTAGCTTTAGGAGCATGTCTTGGTGGAAATGGAACACTTATAGGAGCATCTCCAAATGTTATTGTAGGAAGTATGCTCAATAAAAAGGGATATAAATTAACTTTTACAGATTTCATGAAAATAGGATTTCCAATTATGATTGTATCAATAATTATTTCTATGGTATACTTAATTGTATTTTATATATAATTTTAGATAAAAATATTTTTAATTAAATTTATTATAAAAATGGGGTGTTGATATTGAGGAAATATATATACATGGAAGCTAGTCAGCATGATATGAAATTAATTCAAATGGGGGCAAAAGTAGAACAAATAAGTAGTAAAATGTGTTATGTAAAGTTTACAATAGATGACATTGAAGTGGCATATGTATATAATATTAATAAAAAGGGAAGATATTTTTTAGAACGTATAAAGCCTTATCCAATACCATTAAAAGAATTTGAAAAAGAAGAAGATGTTATTAAAATTATAGATATAGATGTTAGACAATTTAAAAACGCTGCAAAAAGTAAGAATATGGAAAATTTTATCAAGATTAATAAAGAGCTTAATAAGACTATAAAAGAATTTGAAGATTTATTTCTTTATTATAATGTGCCTAAAATTGAAATAGAAATAATTATGGACAAAATAAAGGAAATACATGAAGAAATTTATAAAACGCAAAAAATGTCTGAAAGAGTATTTTTTGATAAAGAACCTGATAATTTATAGTGATTTTACATTTGATAAGGGGAGGGGGCAGCTAGATGAAAAGATATTTAAAAACAATATTAAATTATCTTTTTATTTTATTAGCATTTTCAGCTGTTATATTATCTACGAATTATGTAATGAAAACATATGCTTGTAATGAACCGGCAGTAAAAATCAAAAATTCAGCCGATTATTTAACTAAAGAGGAAAAGGAAGAATTGATTGAAGAAGCTGAATTTTGGGGTATACCAAAAGAGTTAATAAGATATATGAATTAATTTTAAAAGTAAATATTATAGGCCATCCTTAAATAGAGAGGATGGCCTATAAAAAATTTTAAAAATGGTTATTTTATAGCTTTTTCAATTCTGTTTAGTCCTTCTTTTATGTTATCAAGAGAAGTTGCATAAGAAAGCCTAATGTAATTGTCTAAGCCAAATCCTGCACCGGGAATTACAGCTACTTTAGCAGTATCTAACAAATATTCAGCAAAATCCATGGAGCTGTTTATTTCAAAACCATTGATAGTAGTTCCAATGATTTTTGATATATTAACCATTACGTAAAATGCACCTTCTGGCATTCTGCAAGATAATTTATCTATTGAATTAATTTTATCAACCATATATTTTCTTCTTTCATTAAATGCATTTGTCATTTCTTTTATAGGACTTTGGTCTCCCTTTAAAGCTTCGATACTTGCGTATTGAGCTATAGTATTAGGATTAGATGTAGCATGACTTTGAATGTTTGTAACGATTTTAGCAATTTCACTGTCAGCAGCTAAATAACCTATTCTCCATCCAGTCATTGCATAAGCTTTAGACATACCATTTATAACGATAGTTAACTTTTTGATTTCATTTCCAAGAGAAGCAATACTTATGTGGTTTCCTTCATAAATTAATTTTTCGTATATTTCATCTGATATTACAAATATATTGTGTTTAACTGCAATTTCGGCAATTTCTTTTAATTCTTCTTTTGTATAAACTGTACCTGTAGGATTATTAGGACTGTTTAAAATAATGGCTTTAGTTTTATTATTAATAGCATTTAATAAACTTTCTTTTTTTAGTTTAAATCCGTTTTCTTCAGAAGTTTTAACAAATACAGGTTTTGCATCTGCCATTTTTACCATTTCTGGATAGCTAACCCAGTATGGTATAGGAATTATTACTTCATCTCCGGGATTACAAATTACTTGAAGTGTATTAAATAAAGAGTGTTTAGCTCCATTTGAAACTACAATATTTTCAGGAGTGTAATCTAAATTATTATCATTTTTTAATTTTTCACAGATCGCTTGTTTGAGATTAGGCAAACCTGCTGAAGCAGTATAACCAGTTAATCCTTTTTCAATTGCATCTATAGCTGCTTTTCTAATATGAGCAGGAGTATTAAAATCAGGTTCACCAGCTCCAAAACTTATAATGTCAATTCCATCTGCTTTCATTTTTTTTGCTTTAGCAGTAATTGCTAATGTTACCGATGGAGATATTGATTTATTTTTTACAGATAAATTGTTATTCATAATCTATCTCCTTTCATTATTATGTATTTATTGTTGATTTAGGTTAAAAAATGTTTTCTTATATCAACATTTTATCAACTAGTTAAAATAATGTACAGTTAACAAATAAAGAGTAATAAAAATATTAGTTTATTATTTTAGATAATTTTTGTTTATTCTTAATTTTATAAATGATGTTACTATTTGTAAATTGTTTTTTATTAATTTTGATGAATTAGAATAATAGACATCTGTGTTTGAATAAAAATATTTTCATATGATATAATTTATTGTGTGATTAAAAAAAATGAGTAAAGGAGATATTTATGAATAAGCAGGGAAAGATATTTACATACATAGGAATGTTTGTTATAGGTATTATCTTGACTATAACTGGACTAATGAATATAGTAAGGCCTGTAGTAAAATATGTAGATTATACAGATGCACAGATAAAGCAAAAAGCTAGGGAATTAGGTATGGTAGAATTAAAGGAAGTTATAGAGATGAATACAGAAAAGATTAATTCTAACAAACAATCAAGTGGCAATGTAGAAAATAAAGATACTTATAAATCAAATAGTAAAAATAATAGCTTTAAAGAATATGTACTTTTTAAGATTTATAAAGGTGAAAGTAGTCAGGATATTATAAATAGGTTATATAAAGAAGGAATTATTGATGATAAAGAAAGTTTTACAAAGTTAGTTGCTAAGAAAAAAGCTGGAAGATATTTAGTATACGGCACTTATAAACTCTATAAAGGAATGGATTATGAAGAAATTATAAAAATACTTACGGGAAAATAATTTGATGAAAGAAAAAATGCCAGTTTTAAGACTGGAATTTTTTGTTATATCTTTACGAATTTTGGTTTCATTTTTTCAAAAGTAGTTATGTATCTAAATCCGATATCTTTTAAAACTTCATAAACATAATCAAACTTTTCTCCTAGAGTTTCTGGAATATGAGAGTCTGAACCAGTAGTTATAATTTGACCACCTAGTTCTTTATAGAATTTTAATACTTCTTTAGGTGGCATTAAATTATCAATATTATATCTAAAACCTGATGTATTTATTTCTATTCCTTTATTTTTATCTATAAGAGTTTTAAATATTTCTTCTAGTATGTCAAAATAATTTCTTATATTTTCTTTTGCCACCTCTTTATTATATCTTGTGATAATGTTTAGATGTCCTACTACATTAAAAGAATCGAATTTTTTTATGCAGTAGAGAAGTTCTTCAAAATATTTAATATAAGCTTCTTTAGGTGTTTTATTGATGAAAAAATCACCTGAATATAAATCTTTTTTGTTACATGTATGTATTGAACAAATGACAAAGTCAAAATCATTTCTATTAATAAATTTTTCACATTTTTCTATTATGTGAGGCTGTATTCCAATTTCTACTCCTTTAAGCACTTTTATTTTACCTTTATATAAGTTTTTCATTTTATTGATGTAATTAGTATATTCTTCTATATCAAAGTCAAAGTTTATAGAAGGGTCGCAATATTCATAGTCTATATGATCAGTAAAGCAAATTTCCTTAATATTGAGATTTATGGCTTTTTCAATCATGTCTTTCATATCTATTTTACAATCTGCAGAAAAATTACTGTGAACATGATAATCATACATAATCATCACTCCTATAATCTATAATCTAAATATAGTTTACCAGTAATTTTATAGAATAAAAGAGAATAATTAAAACTTTATTAAAAATTTTTTTATGAAAAGATGTTGACTAAAAAGAGCAAGAATATTAAAATAAACATAAAACATTTTAATGCTTTATCACGATAAAGTATTAAAACAAATTTACAAGGTGGTGGTTGATTGATATTATATGATGATTTATTTCCCGAAGGACTTGAAGATATTCATAGTGAAGAATATGAGTTTAAAGAAGAAATAATATTTCAAGTAAAAAAAGTTTTTAAGAGTTTTGGTTATAGACAGATATTAACACCCACTCTTGAATATTATGAGTTATATTCTGATAGTTATGGGACATCGTTTAAAGATAAGATGTTTAAACTTATTGACAATAATGGAAAGATATTAGTCTTAAGACCAGATGTAACGATACCAATTGCAAGGATGGTTGCTGTAAATTATAAAAATGTAAAAGATTTTTTTAAGTTTTTTTATGTAACGAATGTATTTAGACTTAATAAATTTCAAAATGGAAATAGAAGGGAATTTATTCAAGCAGGAATAGAATATATAGGCAATAGTTTACCTGAATGTGATGGAGAAATAATTGCTATTGGAATAAAGGCACTGCTGAAATGTGGATTAGAAAATTTTCATATAGATATAGGACAAATTGAATTTTTGAAAAGTATAATAGATGAAATAAAAATTAATGATTATCAAAGAACAATGCTTTGTAATTTGATAGAAAATAAGAATTATGGAGATTTAGATGAATTTCTCGATGAATTAAATATATCTATTGATATTAAGAATCTTTTTAAAATACTGCCTAAACTTTATGGGAGTCCCTGTGAGGTTATTAATAAGGCAAGGCAGTTAATATTAAATGAGAAAATGAAAAAAGTTCTTGATAACCTAGAAGAAGTATACAGTATACTCAAGGATTATGGGTATGATAAATACATTTTGTTTGACTTAGGTATTGCTAAGGAGATTGATTATTATACAGGTATTATATTTAAGGGCTATGTAAATAATTTTGGAGAATCTGTTTTAAGTGGAGGAAGATATAATAATTTAACTGAAAAGTTTGGCACTTTTAAACCAGCTTGTGGATTAGGAATAAATATTGATAAATTAGTTGAGGTGATTGGAATGTATGGTATAAAGAGAAAAAGTAATTGCTACACTGATTATTTAGTTCTTTATAAAGAAGATTTTAGAGAAAAAGCTATTAAATTATCTGAAGTGTTAAGAAGTAAGGGATTTGTTGTTGAATCAAATTCTTACAATGGTGATGGAAAAAATCAAATTAAAAATCTAACTTTTAGAAATGTAAAAGAAATAATTGAAATTGAAAATAATTTTTTAAAGATTACAGATATGATAAAAAATTGTGTCAGTAAATACAGTGCAAATCAGTTTTTAAAACTTTTAGATAATAAGGAGACAGTTGCATCTATTCATTAGGAGGAATTATTGTGGATTTCATCAAAATTGCTCTTGCTAAGGGAAGACTTGCTGGAGATTCATTAGAAATGTTAAAAAAAATAGGAATAGAATTTAAAGAGTATTCCAAAAAAAGTAGAAAACTTATCTTTATAAATAATGAAGAAAAAATAAAGCTTGTATTTGTAAAATCAACGGATATACCTATTTATGTTGAAAAGGGGGCAGTGGATATTGGTATAGTTGGCAAGGATATACTTATGGAGAATAGAGCAGATGTGTATGAAATATTAAATTTAAATATAGGTAAATGCAAATTGTGCATAGCTGCATTAAAAGAATATCAATCGAGTAGAAATAGGAAATTGATTGTAGGAACAAAGTATCCTAATATAGCAAAAAATTATTT
Proteins encoded in this window:
- a CDS encoding ABC transporter permease, which encodes MFFSFNKSRFRGNWGGFTLKWYKALFQDAQIMSSLYYTISIAIISSIVATVIGTAAAIGIYKMDRKMKNLILNLTYIPVLNADIVTGVSLMILFIFIKLPLGFLSLLIAHITFNIPYVILSVLPKLRQLDNNIYEAALDLGATPGYAMRKVILPEIMPGIITGALLSFTLSIDDFVISFFTTGSGVSNLSITIYSMARRGINPKINALSTLMFIAVLSLLFVINMRWNKNEKESVQ
- a CDS encoding ABC transporter substrate-binding protein, with the translated sequence MRGIMRKVFAISMIVLILASITGCQKENKVTLNVYNWGDYIDESVIKEFEKKYGIKVNYEMFDTNEAMYAKIKSGGVNYDVAFPSDYMISKMIKEDMLYKIDFNNIPNYKYIDERFKNLEYDPNSEYSVPYMWGTVGILYNKKMVKDKVDSWNILWDEKYKKQIIMQDSQRETIGVALQKLGYSVNTKNIKELEEAKRELIKQKPLVLAYVVDEVKDKMVSGEAALAVVWAGDAVAMKEENPDLEFVVPKEGSNFFVDAMVIPKTSKHKKEAEMFINFMCEPEIAFKNTDYIKYSTPHTEARKMLDPKVANDPVAYPSDEVLKRCEVYKDLSDIAKEYDRIWTEIKAAK
- a CDS encoding SLC13 family permease, which gives rise to MLHNHLLVATIIFVMTYTAIISEKINRTAVALFGAVLIVVFQVLPQEDAFKTIDFNTIGLLIGMMIVVNILKRTGVFQYIAIKTAKIAKGDPLKIMIYFSAITALSSAFLPNVTIILLIVPVTFVITDTLKINPIPFLITEVLAANIGGTATLIGDPPNTMIGGATKLGFMDFLINLGPIVLVILVVTLIILKIVYRKYLRVDDNNKQKILDLDETKTIKDKKLLIKSLIVLGITILGFTTHQIIGLESATVALFGGVLLLLVSKVEPEEILLEIEWTNILFFIGLFVLVGALEEVGAIEFLAKKMIQFTNGNLFMTVMFVLWLSALASSFLDNIPFVATMIPLIKDLAVISTMNIQPLWWALALGACLGGNGTLIGASPNVIVGSMLNKKGYKLTFTDFMKIGFPIMIVSIIISMVYLIVFYI
- a CDS encoding pyridoxal phosphate-dependent aminotransferase, translating into MNNNLSVKNKSISPSVTLAITAKAKKMKADGIDIISFGAGEPDFNTPAHIRKAAIDAIEKGLTGYTASAGLPNLKQAICEKLKNDNNLDYTPENIVVSNGAKHSLFNTLQVICNPGDEVIIPIPYWVSYPEMVKMADAKPVFVKTSEENGFKLKKESLLNAINNKTKAIILNSPNNPTGTVYTKEELKEIAEIAVKHNIFVISDEIYEKLIYEGNHISIASLGNEIKKLTIVINGMSKAYAMTGWRIGYLAADSEIAKIVTNIQSHATSNPNTIAQYASIEALKGDQSPIKEMTNAFNERRKYMVDKINSIDKLSCRMPEGAFYVMVNISKIIGTTINGFEINSSMDFAEYLLDTAKVAVIPGAGFGLDNYIRLSYATSLDNIKEGLNRIEKAIK
- a CDS encoding endolytic transglycosylase MltG; its protein translation is MNKQGKIFTYIGMFVIGIILTITGLMNIVRPVVKYVDYTDAQIKQKARELGMVELKEVIEMNTEKINSNKQSSGNVENKDTYKSNSKNNSFKEYVLFKIYKGESSQDIINRLYKEGIIDDKESFTKLVAKKKAGRYLVYGTYKLYKGMDYEEIIKILTGK
- a CDS encoding histidinol-phosphatase HisJ family protein, whose protein sequence is MYDYHVHSNFSADCKIDMKDMIEKAINLNIKEICFTDHIDYEYCDPSINFDFDIEEYTNYINKMKNLYKGKIKVLKGVEIGIQPHIIEKCEKFINRNDFDFVICSIHTCNKKDLYSGDFFINKTPKEAYIKYFEELLYCIKKFDSFNVVGHLNIITRYNKEVAKENIRNYFDILEEIFKTLIDKNKGIEINTSGFRYNIDNLMPPKEVLKFYKELGGQIITTGSDSHIPETLGEKFDYVYEVLKDIGFRYITTFEKMKPKFVKI
- the hisZ gene encoding ATP phosphoribosyltransferase regulatory subunit, giving the protein MILYDDLFPEGLEDIHSEEYEFKEEIIFQVKKVFKSFGYRQILTPTLEYYELYSDSYGTSFKDKMFKLIDNNGKILVLRPDVTIPIARMVAVNYKNVKDFFKFFYVTNVFRLNKFQNGNRREFIQAGIEYIGNSLPECDGEIIAIGIKALLKCGLENFHIDIGQIEFLKSIIDEIKINDYQRTMLCNLIENKNYGDLDEFLDELNISIDIKNLFKILPKLYGSPCEVINKARQLILNEKMKKVLDNLEEVYSILKDYGYDKYILFDLGIAKEIDYYTGIIFKGYVNNFGESVLSGGRYNNLTEKFGTFKPACGLGINIDKLVEVIGMYGIKRKSNCYTDYLVLYKEDFREKAIKLSEVLRSKGFVVESNSYNGDGKNQIKNLTFRNVKEIIEIENNFLKITDMIKNCVSKYSANQFLKLLDNKETVASIH
- the hisG gene encoding ATP phosphoribosyltransferase; protein product: MDFIKIALAKGRLAGDSLEMLKKIGIEFKEYSKKSRKLIFINNEEKIKLVFVKSTDIPIYVEKGAVDIGIVGKDILMENRADVYEILNLNIGKCKLCIAALKEYQSSRNRKLIVGTKYPNIAKNYFHRKKILSEVIKLNGSVELAPILGLSDVIVDIVETGKTLHENGLIVLEEMYSLSARLVVNKASLKTKGNKIEKIIMRLEEVIKENKDENS